The segment CCCCCGTCGTTGAGGACCTTGCCGACGAGCAGGGAGGTACCGGGGGCGACGCCCTTCATGCGGCCTTCGCTCGCCGCTCCCGACCCGCCGACGGTGGAGGCGGTGTGCGTGCCGTGGCCGACCAGGTCGTCGGTGGTCCTGGAGTCCGTGAAGTTCTTCGACGCGGTGACCCGGCTCGCCAGGTCCGGGTGCTCGGCGTCCACGCCCGTGTCGAGGACGGCGACCTTGGTGCCCTTGCCGTCGTACCCGGCCGCCCACGCCTCGGGCGCGTGCACCTGGGCGGTGGACCGGTCGAGCGTCGCTTCGACCTTGCCGTCCAGCCACAGCTTCTTCAGCGTGGCGGCGGAACGCGAGCGGGGGTCGGTCACGTCCTGCCAGAAGGTGGCGGCGGTGTCCTTGTCGGCCTTGAGCGCGACGCCGTCCACCGCCGGGAGGGCGAGGCCCCGCTCGGCCCCGCGTGGAGCCGGCGGTGCGCTGTCGAGGACGTTCACGCCGGGCAGGTAGGTGGCGATGAGCGGCAGCGCGTCGGTGTGCGCGTCGTCGTATCCCTGGCGGATGAGCCCGGTGACGTTGAACAGCTGCTCGTCCACCGTGCCGTCGGCGATCGCCTGGGTGGCGCCCTCCGGGTAGACGTAGAGGTCCTTGCCCGTCTGGTAGGTCTGGACGGTCGGCTGCGTGCCGTCCTCGCGGGGCAGGACGGCCGCGGAACTGCGACCCGACGGGTCCGTGGTCACCACGATCCTGTCACCGGTGACGAGGGTCACCGTGGCCTGCTTGCCGCCCGTGGCCGCGGACCCGCTGCCGACGATGGGCGTCTTGCCCGAGGCACCGTCAGGCGGGGTGTCCGCCATGGAGGGTGCGACCGCGGTGACGGTCAGGACGGCGGCGGTGGCCGCGCCCAGGGCTGTACGCGTTATGGAGCGCATGAATCTCCCAGTGGAAACCGTGAACGTGTCGGGATGCAGCTGCAGCCTGGCAGACACACGGATCGCCGAGGGATGCCGGACGTGGCGGGTTCCCCGCATGGCGGTCACCCGTCACGCGCTTGCATCCGGTAACGCTTCACACCGCGGGAATCGGGGGCGTACACCGGTCAGTCACACCCGTGGCCCTTCGGCCGACGACGGGTCAGAGCCAGCCCGCACGCGCGGCGTGCCAGCCGAGTTGCAGACGTGAATCCGCTCCGGCGCGGTCCATCAGGCGGCGGGTGCGTCGCTCCACGGTGCGGATCGAGACATCGAGCTGCGAGGCCACCCTCCGGTCGGAGACCCCCGCGAGCATCAGCGCGAGGACCTCCAACTCCCCCTCGGTCGGCCGATCGTCGGCCACCGGCTCCGCACGCACACCCGTGGAGGTGTCGAACAGCGGCCGGGCCTGGGCCCATTCCCGCTCGAAGAGCTGGACCAGGGCCGTCAGCAGACCGCTGCGGTGCACCACGATGGCGCTCGGCTCGGCGCCGGAGTCCGCCATGTCCAGCGGCACCATGGCACGCTCCCGGTCCGACACCATCATCTTCAACGGCAAGGACTCGGCCAGGCGGATCTCCAGGCCCGCGGAGATGCCCTCCCTCACGTCCCTCCCCACGCCGGGACCGTCGAGATAGTCCTTGGTGGCCACGACCCGGAAGTCGACTCCGCGGTCCAGTGCGGAACTCTCCGAGATGTCGGCGTCCTCGCGGGCCACCGCGCTGGGCTCCCCGACGAGGAACATGAGCAGCTCCCGCTGGGCTCCGCGCTGCAGCTGGTGGAACCGGTGCGCGACCTGCTCCCTGCCGACCACCACCTCCACGACGCTGCCCGCCGGATGCGCGGCGGTGCTGCGGTACTGCTCGGTCAGCATCGTGAACGCGGCCTCGGCCCGATGAAGCGCGTTGCGCTGCTCGACGAGAAGCGGGGCCAGGGCCACCGAGGGCGGGGTGAGCCGATAGCGGGCGGAC is part of the Streptomyces sp. NBC_00250 genome and harbors:
- a CDS encoding helix-turn-helix transcriptional regulator, whose translation is MLQALGLGTAEEAVYTALLARPTASAHELVRQTGLGESAVARVLLDLSERGLVVVATEGGDRVPDPSGGSGSARSSARYRLTPPSVALAPLLVEQRNALHRAEAAFTMLTEQYRSTAAHPAGSVVEVVVGREQVAHRFHQLQRGAQRELLMFLVGEPSAVAREDADISESSALDRGVDFRVVATKDYLDGPGVGRDVREGISAGLEIRLAESLPLKMMVSDRERAMVPLDMADSGAEPSAIVVHRSGLLTALVQLFEREWAQARPLFDTSTGVRAEPVADDRPTEGELEVLALMLAGVSDRRVASQLDVSIRTVERRTRRLMDRAGADSRLQLGWHAARAGWL